One genomic region from Sulfuriflexus mobilis encodes:
- the hemA gene encoding glutamyl-tRNA reductase — translation MSLLAFGINHQTAPVAIRERVAFTPESLLHALQDLIERTAVNEAAILSTCNRTEVYCGLDAGDTDVVLKWLEEFHRLERSELEPYVYRHPDQHAVRHMLRVASGLDSMVLGEPQILGQMKDAYQLASEAGTIGKTLSKLFQHTFSVAKQIRTDTAIGHSPVSVAFAAVSLAKQIFGDLSDSTVLLIGAGETIELAARHLKDSGIGRIIIANRTVERAHALASELDGYAIALAEMPKHLAEADIVISSTASTLPILGKGSVESALKQRKHKPMFMVDIAVPRDIEPEVDELDDVYLYSVDDLQEIIEENIKSRQDAAHQAEEIIDTQVTHFMGWMRSLESISTIRAFREQAEHLRDETLLRALAQLERGENPEQVMRELARLLTNKLTHTPSVQIRQASYDGRLDMLDTVHELFDLGNEP, via the coding sequence ATGTCCCTGCTCGCTTTTGGCATCAATCATCAGACCGCCCCGGTGGCTATCCGCGAACGCGTAGCGTTTACGCCGGAGTCCCTGCTACACGCCCTGCAGGACCTGATTGAGCGTACCGCCGTTAACGAGGCCGCGATCCTCTCCACCTGTAACCGCACCGAGGTCTATTGCGGTCTCGACGCCGGCGACACAGATGTAGTCCTCAAGTGGCTCGAAGAGTTCCATCGCCTCGAGCGCAGCGAGCTCGAACCTTATGTTTACCGCCACCCGGACCAGCACGCCGTACGCCACATGCTGCGCGTCGCCAGTGGTCTCGATTCAATGGTACTCGGTGAGCCGCAGATCCTCGGCCAGATGAAGGATGCCTACCAGTTGGCCAGCGAGGCCGGCACCATCGGCAAGACGCTGTCGAAGCTGTTCCAGCATACCTTCTCGGTAGCAAAGCAAATCCGTACCGATACCGCCATCGGTCACAGCCCGGTGTCGGTGGCCTTCGCCGCCGTCTCGCTAGCCAAGCAGATATTCGGTGACCTCAGCGACAGCACGGTGTTGCTGATCGGTGCCGGTGAGACCATTGAACTGGCCGCCCGTCACCTGAAAGACAGTGGTATTGGCCGTATCATTATTGCCAACCGCACCGTCGAGCGCGCCCATGCCCTGGCCTCTGAACTCGATGGCTATGCCATAGCCCTGGCCGAGATGCCGAAACACCTTGCCGAGGCCGACATCGTGATCTCCTCGACCGCCAGCACCCTGCCGATCCTTGGCAAGGGCAGTGTCGAGAGCGCACTCAAGCAGCGCAAGCACAAACCCATGTTCATGGTCGATATCGCCGTGCCGCGTGACATCGAACCCGAGGTCGATGAGCTCGATGACGTGTATCTCTACAGCGTCGATGACCTGCAGGAAATCATCGAGGAAAATATCAAATCCCGTCAGGATGCCGCCCACCAGGCCGAAGAGATCATCGACACGCAAGTGACGCACTTCATGGGCTGGATGCGCTCTCTCGAATCGATCTCGACCATTCGCGCCTTCCGCGAACAGGCCGAACACCTGCGTGACGAGACACTACTTCGCGCCCTCGCACAACTCGAACGTGGCGAGAACCCGGAACAGGTGATGCGAGAACTCGCCCGCCTGCTCACCAACAAGCTCACCCATACTCCAAGCGTTCAAATTCGTCAGGCCAGTTATGATGGCCGCCTGGATATGCTCGACACCGTGCATGAACTGTTTGACCTTGGCAACGAGCCCTAG
- a CDS encoding HesA/MoeB/ThiF family protein has product MNDDELLRYSRQIMLPQVGIEGQQRLADSHALILGLGGLGSPLALYLAAAGVGTLTLVDFDDVDLSNLQRQILHSTADIGRAKTDSAKTHLQAINPLITINTINARLDEAELGKAIAGVDVVLDGSDNFATRFMVNRACLAERKPLVSAAAIRMEGQLGVFRCDEDDAPCYQCLYQDTGEENTSCSENGVLAPVVGVLGSLQALEALKLLLDLGETLAGKLQVFDALRMEWRTMNLRKDSNCPACGEAVQD; this is encoded by the coding sequence ATGAACGATGATGAACTCCTGCGCTATAGTCGCCAGATCATGCTGCCGCAAGTCGGTATTGAGGGTCAGCAGCGACTGGCCGACTCGCATGCCCTGATCCTTGGCCTGGGCGGCCTCGGCTCACCGCTGGCCCTATACCTGGCCGCTGCCGGCGTCGGTACACTGACCCTGGTCGATTTTGATGACGTCGACTTATCCAACCTGCAGCGTCAGATCCTGCACAGCACCGCAGACATCGGCCGCGCCAAGACCGACTCGGCGAAGACTCATTTGCAGGCCATCAACCCGCTGATTACTATCAACACGATTAATGCCCGTCTCGACGAGGCCGAACTTGGTAAGGCGATTGCCGGGGTGGATGTGGTCCTCGATGGCAGTGATAACTTTGCCACGCGCTTTATGGTCAACCGCGCCTGCCTCGCCGAGCGCAAACCACTGGTCTCGGCCGCGGCGATCCGTATGGAGGGTCAGCTCGGCGTGTTTCGTTGTGATGAGGACGACGCCCCCTGCTACCAATGCCTGTACCAGGACACGGGGGAGGAGAATACCAGCTGCTCAGAGAATGGCGTGCTCGCGCCGGTAGTTGGTGTGCTCGGCAGCCTGCAGGCCCTCGAGGCGCTCAAGCTCCTGCTTGATCTCGGCGAGACCCTGGCCGGCAAATTGCAGGTCTTCGACGCCCTGCGCATGGAGTGGCGAACCATGAACCTGCGCAAGGACTCCAACTGCCCGGCCTGTGGCGAGGCCGTTCAGGACTAG
- the prfA gene encoding peptide chain release factor 1, with protein sequence MKDSIRNKLDTLSERLEEINALLAEPDTINDNNRFRELSKEYAQLNPIVASYQQYRQALEDIEAARAMLEEDDAEMREMAAEEVTEAKQRSEALDAELQVLLLPTDPHDESNVFLEIRAGAGGDEAAIFAGNLFRMYSRYAEQVGWKIEIISEHEGEHGGYKEIVVRVIGKDVYSRLKFESGGHRVQRVPETESQGRIHTSACTVAVMPEVDEVEAIEINPADLKIDTFRASGAGGQHVNKTDSAIRITHLPTGTVVECQDQRSQHKNRAQAMSLLQARLLSTVQDKQQSEQAEQRRNLIGSGDRSERIRTYNFPQGRMTDHRINLTLYKLDDIMEGDLDQIIEPLRHEYQADLLAAMGD encoded by the coding sequence GTGAAAGATTCCATTCGTAACAAACTAGATACCCTCAGCGAGCGCCTTGAAGAGATCAATGCCTTGCTCGCCGAGCCTGATACGATCAATGACAACAACCGCTTCCGTGAGCTTTCAAAGGAATATGCCCAGCTGAACCCGATCGTCGCCAGTTACCAGCAATACCGCCAGGCGCTTGAGGATATTGAGGCCGCCAGAGCCATGCTCGAGGAAGACGATGCCGAGATGCGCGAAATGGCTGCGGAGGAAGTTACCGAGGCCAAGCAACGTAGCGAGGCGCTCGATGCTGAGTTACAGGTTCTGTTATTACCCACCGACCCGCACGACGAGAGCAACGTCTTTCTCGAAATCCGTGCCGGTGCCGGCGGTGATGAGGCAGCGATCTTTGCCGGTAACCTGTTTCGCATGTACAGCCGCTATGCCGAACAGGTCGGCTGGAAGATCGAGATCATCAGTGAGCACGAAGGTGAACATGGCGGTTACAAAGAAATCGTTGTGCGCGTAATCGGTAAAGACGTGTACTCGCGGCTCAAATTTGAATCCGGTGGCCACCGCGTGCAGCGTGTGCCCGAGACCGAGTCACAGGGCCGCATCCATACCTCGGCCTGCACCGTGGCGGTCATGCCCGAGGTCGACGAGGTCGAGGCGATCGAGATCAACCCGGCCGATCTGAAAATCGATACCTTCCGCGCCTCCGGGGCCGGTGGTCAGCATGTTAACAAGACCGACTCGGCGATCCGCATCACTCATTTGCCGACCGGCACCGTCGTCGAGTGCCAGGACCAGCGTTCCCAGCATAAGAACCGTGCACAGGCCATGTCACTATTGCAGGCACGTCTGCTGAGTACGGTGCAAGACAAACAACAAAGCGAGCAGGCCGAGCAGCGCCGTAACCTTATCGGCAGTGGTGACCGTTCCGAGCGCATCCGCACCTACAACTTCCCACAGGGGCGCATGACCGATCACCGTATCAACCTGACCCTCTATAAACTCGACGACATCATGGAAGGCGACCTGGACCAGATTATTGAGCCACTGCGCCACGAATATCAGGCCGACCTGCTCGCCGCCATGGGCGATTAA
- the ispE gene encoding 4-(cytidine 5'-diphospho)-2-C-methyl-D-erythritol kinase, protein MSTPGWPAPAKLNLFLHITARRADGMHALQTLFQFLDVGDTLYFEPREDGRLSLQGRVAGVAEEENLVMRAARCLQAETGTRLGANIRLEKRLPAGGGLGGGSSDAATTLVALNRLWRTSLSVDELARLGLTLGADVPVFVQGKAAWAEGVGEKFTAASPPEPWYLLVVPDCEVSTAAVFSAPELTRDCQPITIRDFLSGQTTNVCEAVVRKHYPAVDKALKWLGQFAPARMTGTGSCVFAAFENKAQAAEILRKIPAEWQGFVAKGCNRSPLLERLAAES, encoded by the coding sequence ATGAGCACGCCAGGCTGGCCGGCTCCGGCAAAGCTCAACCTGTTTTTGCACATCACGGCGCGCCGGGCCGATGGCATGCACGCGCTGCAGACCCTGTTCCAGTTCCTGGATGTGGGCGACACCCTGTATTTCGAGCCTCGGGAAGATGGCAGACTCAGTCTGCAGGGCCGAGTGGCGGGTGTTGCCGAGGAAGAGAATCTGGTCATGCGGGCCGCACGTTGCCTGCAGGCCGAGACAGGCACTCGCCTGGGGGCCAATATCCGGCTTGAGAAACGCCTGCCCGCAGGGGGCGGCCTCGGGGGCGGCAGCTCCGATGCGGCGACGACGCTGGTGGCCCTGAACCGGCTCTGGCGGACCAGTTTGTCGGTTGACGAGCTGGCCAGGCTGGGCCTGACACTGGGTGCCGACGTACCGGTTTTTGTGCAAGGCAAGGCCGCCTGGGCCGAAGGGGTGGGGGAGAAATTCACGGCGGCGAGCCCGCCCGAACCCTGGTATCTGCTGGTGGTACCGGATTGTGAAGTCAGTACGGCGGCAGTCTTTTCCGCCCCGGAATTGACACGTGACTGCCAGCCCATCACAATACGCGACTTTCTGTCTGGTCAGACAACAAATGTCTGCGAGGCGGTGGTTCGCAAACATTACCCTGCTGTCGATAAGGCGTTGAAATGGCTGGGCCAGTTTGCCCCGGCAAGGATGACCGGGACCGGTAGTTGTGTGTTTGCGGCCTTTGAAAATAAGGCGCAAGCGGCTGAGATTTTGCGTAAAATACCGGCAGAATGGCAGGGGTTTGTGGCCAAAGGTTGTAACCGATCACCTTTATTAGAAAGGTTGGCCGCGGAGAGTTGA
- the lolB gene encoding lipoprotein insertase outer membrane protein LolB yields the protein MMRRWLYLCGVLLSGCEMLPVSEAPIGVGGDPRAAWAQHQLQLNSLEAWTLDGRISLRHEDEAWHASLRWQQIDSAYHINLFGPFGQGAVQLDGSPQGVTLQHNGETVQSNDAEQLLRQHLGLQVPVNGLRYWAVGLAAPDSGYQQELDPAGRLAVLHQNGWRVRYRGYVSVQGFSLPGKVFLDHDGLDVRLVVDQWQAVGTPVAGMGG from the coding sequence ATGATGCGTCGTTGGCTTTATCTTTGCGGGGTGCTGCTCAGCGGTTGTGAGATGTTGCCGGTCAGCGAGGCGCCGATCGGGGTCGGGGGCGATCCCCGTGCGGCCTGGGCACAGCACCAGTTACAACTAAACAGTCTTGAGGCCTGGACACTGGACGGGCGTATCTCCCTGCGGCATGAAGATGAGGCCTGGCATGCCAGCCTGCGCTGGCAGCAGATCGACAGCGCTTACCACATCAATCTGTTTGGTCCTTTTGGGCAGGGCGCGGTGCAACTCGATGGCAGCCCGCAGGGTGTAACCCTGCAACACAATGGCGAGACCGTGCAGTCCAACGATGCCGAGCAGTTATTGCGGCAGCACCTGGGTCTGCAGGTGCCGGTTAACGGCCTGCGTTATTGGGCTGTGGGGCTTGCCGCCCCCGATAGTGGATATCAACAAGAGCTGGACCCTGCTGGTCGCCTGGCCGTGTTACACCAGAACGGCTGGCGGGTGCGTTACCGTGGCTACGTGAGCGTGCAGGGCTTTAGCCTGCCCGGCAAGGTCTTCCTCGACCATGATGGGCTGGATGTCCGCCTGGTGGTCGACCAGTGGCAGGCTGTCGGGACGCCCGTCGCCGGGATGGGTGGATGA
- a CDS encoding 50S ribosomal protein L25/general stress protein Ctc, with translation MSVTFELNAEVRTDVGKGASRRLRHANKVPAVIYGGGKDPVSLTMEHDKLFHALENEAFYSHILTIKVDGKGEKAIMRDLQRHPSKPRVMHADFQRVSATEKIHMNVPLHFENEEEAVGVKEQGGQVSHNATDVEISCLAKDLPEYISVDVAALEVGHALHLSDLVLPEGVELVQLALGEGHDQPVVSIHMPRVVAIEEEEEAIEGGEEAAEGEEAPE, from the coding sequence ATGAGCGTAACTTTTGAGCTAAATGCAGAAGTTCGTACTGATGTAGGGAAAGGTGCGAGCCGCCGCCTGCGTCACGCGAACAAGGTCCCGGCCGTTATCTATGGTGGCGGTAAGGATCCGGTTTCACTGACGATGGAACATGACAAGCTTTTTCACGCACTGGAAAACGAAGCCTTTTATTCACACATCCTCACCATTAAAGTCGATGGCAAGGGCGAGAAGGCCATTATGCGTGACCTGCAGCGTCACCCATCCAAGCCAAGGGTAATGCATGCCGACTTCCAGCGTGTCAGTGCAACCGAAAAGATCCACATGAATGTACCACTGCACTTCGAAAATGAAGAAGAGGCCGTGGGTGTCAAGGAACAGGGTGGTCAGGTTTCTCACAACGCCACCGATGTAGAAATTTCTTGTCTGGCCAAGGACCTGCCTGAATACATCAGCGTAGACGTGGCGGCGCTTGAAGTCGGTCACGCCCTGCACCTGTCGGACCTGGTTCTGCCAGAAGGTGTTGAGCTGGTGCAGCTTGCTCTTGGAGAAGGCCACGATCAGCCTGTGGTCAGTATTCACATGCCGCGTGTTGTTGCTATTGAAGAGGAAGAAGAGGCCATCGAGGGTGGTGAAGAGGCTGCTGAAGGCGAAGAAGCTCCGGAATAA
- a CDS encoding ribose-phosphate diphosphokinase: MMVFAGNAHPELVSSIVRHLQMPLGKMHVGQFSDGEVSCEIEEDVRGKDIFIVQPTGAPTNDNLMELLVMIDAMRRSSARRITAVMPYFGYARQDRRPRSARVSITAKLVANMITAAGADRVLTIDLHADQIQGFFDIPVDNVYASPILLGDVWKTNGNDLMVVSPDVGGVVRARAIAKRLDDADLAIIDKRRPKANVAKVMNIIGDVEGRSCVLVDDMVDTAGTLCKAADALKEHGASRVAAYCTHPVLSGPAVANIEASQLDELVVTDTLPLSESARNCSRIRQLSIATMLAETMRRISNEESVSSMYMD; this comes from the coding sequence ATGATGGTCTTTGCCGGTAATGCCCACCCTGAACTGGTGAGCTCGATCGTGAGACACCTGCAGATGCCGCTGGGCAAGATGCATGTTGGCCAGTTCAGTGATGGTGAGGTCTCCTGCGAGATTGAAGAGGATGTGCGAGGTAAGGACATCTTCATCGTGCAGCCGACAGGCGCGCCGACCAATGACAACCTGATGGAGTTATTGGTTATGATCGATGCGATGCGTCGTTCCTCCGCGCGTCGTATCACGGCGGTGATGCCGTATTTCGGTTATGCACGTCAGGATCGTCGTCCACGCTCGGCGCGGGTCTCGATCACGGCCAAGCTGGTCGCGAACATGATCACGGCGGCGGGTGCCGATCGCGTCTTAACCATTGACCTGCACGCCGATCAAATCCAGGGGTTCTTTGATATCCCGGTGGATAATGTTTATGCCTCACCGATTTTACTGGGCGATGTCTGGAAAACTAACGGCAATGACCTGATGGTCGTATCGCCGGATGTTGGTGGTGTGGTGCGTGCACGCGCGATCGCCAAGCGCCTGGATGATGCTGACCTGGCCATTATCGACAAGCGTCGGCCGAAGGCAAACGTGGCCAAGGTGATGAATATTATCGGTGATGTCGAGGGCCGCAGTTGCGTGCTGGTCGATGATATGGTCGATACCGCGGGTACCTTGTGCAAGGCCGCTGATGCTCTGAAAGAACATGGTGCTTCACGTGTCGCCGCCTACTGTACGCACCCGGTATTGTCGGGCCCGGCAGTCGCCAATATCGAGGCCTCGCAACTCGATGAGTTGGTGGTGACAGACACATTGCCACTGAGTGAGTCCGCACGGAATTGTTCACGTATTCGTCAGCTGAGTATCGCGACAATGCTGGCTGAGACGATGCGTCGTATCAGTAACGAAGAATCCGTTAGTTCCATGTATATGGACTAA
- the gatB gene encoding Asp-tRNA(Asn)/Glu-tRNA(Gln) amidotransferase subunit GatB, giving the protein MDWEVVIGLEIHAQLATRSKIFSGASTTYGATPNTQACAVDLGLPGVLPVLNEEAVRMAVKFALATGAEIGRKNVFARKNYFYPDLPKGYQISQMDLPIVGKGTLDIRLEDGTVKTVGLTRAHLEEDAGKSLHEDFHGMTGIDLNRAGTPLLEIVSEPDMRSAKEAVAYMKKIHSLVTYIGICDGNMAEGSFRCDANVSVRPKGQAEYGTRAELKNLNSFRFVERAINLEVERQIEVIEDGGQVIQETRLYDADNNETRSMRSKEEANDYRYFPDPDLLPVIIDDETIEAVRATLPELPDAKQQRFVSEYGLSDYDAEVLTSSREQADFYEAVVKAAGGEAKTCANWVMVDLTGALNKVSQGLAESPVNAAQLGGLVRRIADKTLSGKLAKQVFEAMWAGEGDADSIIEDKGLKQVTDTGAIEKVVDEIIASNPQQVEQYRAGKDKVFGFFVGQVMKVMQGKANPAQVNELLKEKLKG; this is encoded by the coding sequence ATGGATTGGGAAGTTGTTATCGGGCTGGAAATTCATGCCCAACTCGCCACCCGGAGCAAGATCTTTTCCGGTGCCTCGACCACCTATGGTGCAACACCGAATACCCAGGCCTGTGCCGTCGACCTGGGTTTGCCTGGCGTCTTGCCGGTGCTGAACGAGGAGGCGGTGCGCATGGCAGTGAAGTTTGCCCTGGCCACCGGTGCCGAGATCGGCCGCAAGAATGTCTTCGCACGTAAAAACTATTTTTACCCCGATCTGCCGAAGGGCTACCAGATCAGCCAGATGGACCTGCCTATAGTCGGCAAGGGCACGCTGGACATTCGTCTCGAAGACGGCACGGTGAAAACGGTTGGCCTTACCCGTGCCCATCTTGAGGAAGATGCGGGTAAATCCCTGCACGAAGACTTCCATGGCATGACCGGTATCGACCTGAACCGTGCCGGTACACCCTTGCTGGAGATCGTCTCGGAACCGGACATGCGTTCGGCGAAAGAGGCCGTCGCCTACATGAAAAAGATCCACTCCTTGGTGACCTATATTGGCATCTGTGATGGCAACATGGCCGAGGGTTCTTTCCGCTGTGATGCCAATGTCTCGGTGCGGCCGAAGGGTCAGGCCGAATACGGCACGCGTGCCGAACTGAAGAACCTCAATTCCTTCCGTTTCGTCGAGCGGGCGATCAATCTCGAGGTTGAGCGCCAGATTGAAGTCATCGAAGACGGTGGCCAGGTCATACAGGAGACCCGCCTCTACGATGCCGACAACAACGAGACCCGCTCGATGCGTTCCAAGGAAGAGGCCAATGATTATCGTTACTTCCCGGACCCGGACCTGTTGCCGGTGATCATCGATGACGAGACCATTGAGGCCGTGCGTGCGACCCTGCCGGAATTGCCAGATGCCAAGCAGCAACGTTTTGTCAGTGAGTATGGTCTATCGGATTACGATGCCGAGGTTCTGACCAGCAGCCGTGAACAGGCCGATTTCTACGAGGCCGTGGTCAAGGCCGCCGGGGGCGAGGCAAAGACTTGTGCCAACTGGGTCATGGTCGACCTCACCGGTGCCCTCAATAAGGTCTCACAAGGGCTAGCTGAAAGTCCGGTGAACGCCGCGCAACTGGGTGGCCTGGTCAGGCGTATCGCCGACAAGACCCTCTCCGGCAAGCTCGCCAAGCAGGTCTTTGAGGCGATGTGGGCCGGTGAGGGTGATGCCGATAGCATCATTGAGGACAAGGGCCTGAAGCAGGTCACCGATACAGGGGCTATCGAAAAGGTCGTCGACGAGATCATCGCCAGCAACCCGCAACAGGTCGAGCAGTATCGTGCGGGCAAGGACAAGGTCTTCGGCTTCTTTGTCGGCCAGGTCATGAAGGTCATGCAGGGCAAGGCCAACCCGGCCCAGGTCAACGAGCTGCTGAAGGAAAAGCTGAAGGGCTAG
- the prmC gene encoding peptide chain release factor N(5)-glutamine methyltransferase codes for MTRIDTLLEEAIRQFTDSGSPRLDAEVLLSHALHKSRSYLRAYAEAEVDAETEQAFNLLVARRAAGEPVAHLTGEREFWSLPLQVSADTLIPRPDTELLVEQALAHIPADANWQIADLGTGSGAIALAIASERPRCRIVACDLSTAALAVAQANAHKLGLNNIEFRHSDWCSAFDEGEKFEMIVSNPPYIRAADPHLEQGDVRFESRLALVAGEDGLDAIRLILDQAKHHLVSGGWLLIEHGYDQGQHLRELFTTAGYAEAKTLQDSGQNDRLSLARLP; via the coding sequence ATGACTCGCATCGACACACTGCTTGAAGAGGCTATCCGTCAATTTACCGACTCGGGCAGCCCGCGACTTGATGCCGAGGTACTGCTCTCTCACGCCCTGCACAAGTCGCGTAGTTACCTGCGTGCCTATGCCGAGGCCGAGGTCGATGCCGAGACCGAACAGGCCTTCAACCTGCTCGTCGCCCGCCGTGCCGCCGGTGAGCCGGTCGCGCACCTGACCGGAGAACGCGAGTTCTGGTCCCTGCCCCTGCAGGTCAGCGCCGACACCCTGATCCCGCGACCCGATACCGAACTGTTGGTCGAACAGGCACTCGCACACATTCCGGCAGACGCCAACTGGCAGATTGCCGATCTCGGCACCGGCAGTGGTGCCATTGCGCTGGCCATCGCCAGCGAACGGCCACGCTGCCGGATCGTCGCCTGCGACCTCTCCACCGCGGCGCTGGCCGTGGCCCAGGCCAATGCCCACAAACTCGGGCTGAATAATATCGAGTTCCGCCACAGCGACTGGTGCAGCGCCTTCGACGAGGGCGAAAAATTCGAGATGATCGTCAGTAACCCGCCCTATATCCGCGCCGCAGACCCCCACCTCGAGCAGGGGGATGTGCGTTTCGAATCACGCCTGGCGCTGGTTGCCGGTGAGGACGGTCTCGATGCCATTCGCCTGATCCTCGACCAGGCCAAACACCACCTGGTCAGCGGTGGCTGGCTGCTCATCGAACACGGCTACGACCAGGGCCAACACCTGCGCGAGCTGTTTACCACCGCCGGTTATGCCGAGGCGAAAACCCTGCAAGATAGCGGCCAAAATGACCGCCTCAGCCTCGCCCGCCTGCCCTGA
- a CDS encoding tetratricopeptide repeat protein codes for MKGIFRQISVGFGVLLLSGCTLLAPQPVADIEASGPPAEPAGGETAKVDADLPNINLDGPLLFTLLSGELAGHRGDLDLAASQYLRAAQLTRDPRIVERAVQVANFAKRDKEALEAAALWVEIAPDLLAAHYTYATMLLRNGENAAALEAFDLIVQKENSETSVFITIGKQLVRESQRDAALDVMQRLALRYRHIAAAHFALSALAENSGKLKLAESAVREAITLKPNWLEAQNQLARLLHLQGETEQALDILRKVLESEPDNKIVRLSYARLLVDVKQLDAARVEFEHLAEQAPGNEDILYALGILALQADDLDAAERYMKQLAGDSKRSLEAAYYLGQIAEQRKQPLKAIRWYAEIRHGEYAFDAQMRTISLLAEQGEIEAALERVQAIPARGEAQQVRLYLVEGDVLRHAERYADAMSLYNAALEKLPGNNDLLYARALMAERVDRLDILIADLQAVLKSEPDNAHALNALGYSLADRTQRFDEAEKYIQRAFALLPDDPAIIDSMGWLQYRLGNHAEAIKHLTRAYDLNDDGEIAAHLGEVLWMAGKQKQAQKVWRRALKKSPNDKKVLEAMQRLAK; via the coding sequence ATGAAAGGCATTTTTAGGCAGATTTCAGTAGGTTTTGGCGTATTACTCCTCAGTGGCTGCACCTTATTGGCACCCCAACCGGTGGCTGATATTGAGGCATCCGGTCCCCCGGCAGAGCCTGCCGGGGGCGAAACCGCCAAGGTCGATGCCGATCTGCCCAATATCAATCTGGATGGGCCGCTGCTGTTTACCCTGTTGTCGGGTGAGCTGGCCGGTCACCGTGGGGACCTCGACCTGGCGGCCAGCCAGTACCTGCGGGCGGCCCAGCTGACCCGTGACCCGCGGATTGTCGAGCGGGCCGTGCAGGTGGCGAACTTTGCCAAGCGTGATAAAGAGGCACTGGAGGCTGCCGCCCTGTGGGTAGAGATCGCCCCTGATCTGCTGGCGGCCCATTACACCTACGCAACGATGTTGCTGCGTAACGGCGAGAACGCCGCGGCATTGGAGGCCTTCGACCTCATTGTGCAGAAGGAAAACAGCGAGACCTCGGTGTTTATCACGATTGGCAAACAGCTGGTTCGCGAATCCCAGCGTGATGCGGCCCTGGATGTGATGCAAAGGCTGGCACTTCGTTATCGCCACATCGCCGCTGCACATTTTGCCCTGAGCGCGCTGGCCGAAAATTCAGGCAAGCTGAAGCTGGCCGAGAGCGCGGTGCGCGAGGCCATTACACTGAAACCGAACTGGCTGGAGGCGCAGAACCAGCTGGCGAGGCTGTTACACCTGCAAGGCGAGACCGAGCAGGCCCTGGATATACTGCGTAAGGTCCTTGAGTCAGAGCCAGACAACAAGATCGTGCGCCTGAGTTACGCCCGCCTGCTGGTTGATGTCAAACAACTTGATGCCGCGCGTGTGGAATTTGAACACCTCGCCGAACAGGCCCCGGGGAATGAGGATATTCTCTATGCACTGGGGATACTCGCCTTGCAGGCCGATGATCTTGATGCCGCTGAGCGCTATATGAAACAGCTCGCCGGTGACAGCAAACGTAGTCTTGAGGCGGCCTATTACCTGGGACAGATCGCCGAACAACGCAAACAACCCCTGAAGGCAATTCGCTGGTATGCCGAGATACGGCATGGGGAGTATGCCTTCGACGCACAAATGCGCACCATCTCGCTACTCGCCGAACAGGGTGAGATAGAGGCTGCGTTGGAACGCGTGCAGGCGATCCCGGCACGTGGTGAGGCACAACAAGTGCGTCTCTATCTGGTCGAAGGTGATGTGTTGCGTCACGCCGAGCGTTACGCGGACGCCATGTCACTGTACAACGCCGCCCTGGAAAAATTGCCGGGGAATAATGACCTGCTTTATGCCCGGGCACTCATGGCCGAGCGGGTGGACCGTCTGGATATTCTGATTGCCGACCTGCAGGCCGTGCTCAAGAGCGAGCCGGATAATGCCCATGCCCTGAATGCCCTCGGTTATTCCCTGGCGGATCGCACCCAGCGTTTTGACGAGGCGGAAAAATATATCCAGCGCGCCTTTGCCTTGTTACCGGACGACCCAGCCATCATCGACAGCATGGGCTGGTTGCAGTATCGACTGGGTAACCATGCAGAGGCCATTAAACACCTGACCCGTGCCTACGACCTGAACGACGACGGCGAGATCGCCGCCCACCTTGGCGAGGTGTTATGGATGGCCGGGAAGCAAAAGCAGGCACAAAAGGTCTGGCGGCGGGCACTGAAAAAGTCACCGAATGACAAGAAGGTACTTGAGGCCATGCAGCGTCTGGCCAAATGA